In Papaver somniferum cultivar HN1 chromosome 9, ASM357369v1, whole genome shotgun sequence, the genomic stretch CAACTTATTGCTATCACTTGAAAACTTCCCTTCTCCGTAGCCCAATACCCAAAAGTCATGACCATGTAAATGCCATGGGTGAACTTCACTTGTATCCAGTGCCAATGCGTTAGCATTTTGTATAATCACATCGATAGTTTTGCCGTAATCAAACTTATAAACACTACTTCCAGACTTTGAACTAGGATTCGCAGGTGGTTCCATTATGTTGTAATTAGACGGGTAGTTCTCAGCTGGTTTTTCACTATCGAAACCGTTTTGTAATCCGAACTTCAGAGAACCCAATAAAGGTGTTGTTGGTAGGACTAAGGAGACGTTGTTGATGGACCATCTGATATACCCACTGTTATTGCTTTGGGTGTTTAGAAGGAAGAGTCGACGATTGAAACTAGTTGGAGGTTTTGGTATTGTTAACTGATCAGATTGCAAAGCAAGGATTTTGTTGGCGAAGGATTTGCTTTCAGCAAAATCATTCCATTCAGGAGAGCTAGGAAGAGGAGATACGGGTGTATCAACGGGTTTAGATTTGTAGTTTAAGATGGTAAGACCAGGTGGAGGAAGAGGAGGTTTTCTTGCTGTCTGATTTGCTGAGATCCAGTAGTTTGATGGATCTTGATCTGTTGTAATAAGAACTGAATACGTGTCGCCGGAATAAATGTAGAGGCTATCTACTGCCACTGGTTGAATGTAGTTACCATCAGCTTCCACCAATTTCATTGTATGATTCTGAACATAGTTCAAATTTAATTAGTTGAATTCCATATTTTTGCATATTATATAGACTGAGGGTATGCGTAAATCATGGTATGTACAAGCGCTCAGCATATAATGGCACCAATATGAATATCTTACCTCGATGGCAAAATTGAGTGAGGCGAGTGATGTTGTGCTTGCAATCCTGACTCTATATACTTTGTTTGGATGGACACTAAAAACTTCTGGTTTGCACTGCTCATCGATGTCTTTAGAACACAATTTGGAATTCTTGATAGACTTTGCCCCAAATGAGCAACCGAACTGTCCCTTTCCATTCATCAAGATGGACTGTAAAATATCCGAAAACAAAATTTATCCGCAATCAAACAACTATGTGCATATAGAGTAGTTTGTTAATGTCATGTGGATGAAACTCATACCTGAGGCTCCCCAATCCAACGGAAGCGTTTAGACGAAAGACCAACTTCTTGTTTATGGACACTTTGATGATACCAATCACTTAATAATATTGTGATTTCATCGTCATAATCAAAAGGTTCGTTCTGGCCATCTGCCACATCAACGATTATTGATCCATATAATCCAGCTGATCTTTGCATCCCGTAGTGACCATGGTAGAAATACGTTCCTGCCTTGAACCATATTAAAAAGGTAAAAAAGTTCAGGCTCCATCTGATAGAGTTCAAAGGTTCAATTTTAGGAATTCTTGGTAATTTGCATCCTATACATGAGTGTTGTTTATGTTAAAAGCATTTGGAAATGCTGTTCTATATGACTAAATACCTTGTCAACTGTGAAGTTATACAAAAAACTGTCGCCTGGATTAATAGCACACTGTGAGATAGCTGCAGTTCCATCTGCCCATGGTGTTTCGATCTGTTGCATAAGAAAGAGAAGCATATTTTGAAGATTATTTCGTCCATTCTCTAACACCGAGGTTGGGGAGATTTCTACGTTTAGTTACTTGGATATTACAGGTacaattttcttttaaaatttgataataaccttttttttatgtgtgtaATAAAATGGTAAAGTGATAGGGTGTGACTTGAGTTCGAAATTTGCACCAAATTTCCaatcaaaaaatataaaattgcacCAAGTTGTTAATTGATGGAAAAAAGTACCTTCTTTTTCAAGGAGAAAAAAGAAAGGAATAGTTCTTCTGAAAAACAActgttaaaagaagaagaagaaaaatagaaaatgGTAGGTACGCTGGTATTCATCTAATGGTCTTAGATTTTCATAACAACCATTTCAATGTTTATAATAGACTCTTATAACGGTTGTTATGTTGTTGTCTAGTACAGTATTAACTATTAAGCAAGACAAGACAAATTCTCGTTATGAAATCATTTTCAAAAAAAGTCTTCAGACCGAAGGGAATGGAAGTGAGACATACTTGTCAAATGAGAGAATATTAACTGCGCTTTTACGCATTAAGACATTATCCTTAATTTGCCTTACTCGTACTAATAGTTTCTTCCAGCTTCCATTAACTTATGACACTACTTTTTACAATTAAAACAAGCACTTACTACTTACTTGTGTGTTCTAAATGCTTTACTTTACCTGCCTGATGCCATGCCAGTGAATGACAACTCCCTCAGTGTGGAGCTTGTTATTGAGCTTAACAAGAATGGTGTCACCAGCTTTAGCTTTGATTGTAGGACCAGGGAACTCACCATTAATACCCATAACCAGACTTTCCACACAATCTGGTTTCCAATACATATACTCGACGTCCCACTCGTAACTTTGAACTTCAGCAGAAGCCATTAAACATGTTTGAAATACTAATGGTATCAGGAAAAGTGCTGATGATACTAGTAAGAATAAGCTACCCATAATGGAGTTTGGACTATGGGTATTCCCACCTTGTTGGAAGCAGTAGTAGTATGTTAGGGCTGGTGATAAGGAGCTTTTTTGATTTGAACAAGACTGGGTATAATACTGATGTATTATACTATAAATTTGTTCTCTCTGTAAATTAACTTTGCAAGGTAACAATTTTTGAGTGGTGTAGAACAAGTATGGCAAGTATTAACCATATCTTATCCTCTGCAGGAATCATGTGCCTTAAAGACGAGCCAGTCAAAAAATTTGGTGTGTTACACGTGATGTCTGGAAGAATCCAAATATGTCCTACCGTTTGTCACTTTGTCTTACAGGTTTATGCATTATGGGAGCCTGATTCTGTGACCATTGTTTCTTGCAAGTGACTGCAAGGTAGAATTGAGCCCAACCCTGCACGACACTAGGATGGTCTTTGGTAACGTTAGGTCTCCATAAGGGAGAAAGCTTGAGGATCTATCCGGTGTTTGTTTTTCTCCCCAACTCatcactactcaaaaatggttaAATTGTAGGATTATAGAAAACTTTATAATCCAATCAGATATTAAAAGACAACAAACAATTGACACGCCAGAGTCAGATCCTGTGAGGCCTTTCACCGTTTTACCGTTGGCAATTAATTTTcaagtttatttgcagttgagAGGGAAGGCCTCACACCCCGCTAGATTCATTCTGTAGTGGTCTCTTTCTGCAATAAGATGGATGTCTATTGTGCAAAAGGTAGATCTGTTGACTGTAACACAATAATACACAGCACCAATTATTTACTTCTTGACCCCAAAAGAAAAATGTGTCTGGTATTATAACACACAAAATACAGGTCAACTTTCGGCAGTAGGCTAGTCCAGTTACCAGAGTCTACATTTGTGAAACCTGAAAATGCATCTGCCCGTAAAATGAAAACTCAGAACCTTTTAGTATACATGGTACTAACAAGGGTGCCATTGCCACAAGATAAGAATATATGATGATAATTAGATAAATTAACATGAGAATCCGAATCAGAAAAGTTACATTGTTACGCGATAACAAGTTGCAAGACACGTTTCGAGTAATTTTTTCACTGTAACTATATTTTACACAGAATTACTACATTTTATCCTCCAGCACAATTATATTATAAGAAAATATACCTCCCAGCCGTTTCAAAATAGACGTAAACAGAATGACAAATTTTAACACGAGGTGGAATTTGATCCGCCGCTTTACCCATCTTTTCATGAGCAGTTTGTATCATACGCCGCCAGTCCCTGCAACTCTGGACCTTCAAGCCGAGGGTTGTTTTCGAAGCTAACAATGATATGGGGAATCAGTTAGTTTGGTGGTCTTTTTAATCTAACAGAAAGGGCCGTTAACACTTTAAACTAACATAATAATCCAGTAAGTAAAACTGCCGCCAGAGAAATCAAATATCTATAGAAGTTTAAGATTATGTATGCGTACCAGGGATCAAACAATCAAAACTAAAAGTACCAAACTGATTCTTCTTATGGCTATTGCCAATATTTCATGATGATGTGCAGGTTATGGTGTCCAGAAACAACAATTGAACTAGCTAGACATCAAAATCACAACTAGAGATTTCTCAGACCCCACTCTAACTGTGTTCTAGATACTGTCCCCAGTAATCCAGCTGAAGGTCCAACATTAGAAAGGAACTCCACATTCACGGTTCTCCGGCAAACAATGTGGACTGTGTACAGCCCCCAATCCGACACAGGGATGTAGTACACACTTGTGATCAATGTAACTAGATAAATCATCTGGTACCCCTAACCAGAATATAATCAGAACATTATCATGTAACCTTAGTCAATAGTTAGTTGTATTATTAGGAACTTTGATCCTAGGGGTATCCTAGCTTCAGAATCTCACCCCGCTCCTATTTTGCTGTTTGAAACTTTTTTGGGAGGACTTTCTCCAACAACAAAAAAGATTCACTTCAGTAAGCAGATCTAAAATTTTAACCTTTACATTACATCCACGGACCAAGATGTACGCGAGAGAAGGCAATTAGTGTTTTATAGCAGTAAGCTTGCACTGAGCGTAGGCATGCagctttttttatttttctctcatCTGTtattgttcagcttcttcttgttTTATTCCACTCTCTGAAACGGTATGGTTCGGATCCTAAATAGTAACACTGAGGCCCTAGGAACGCTTAAGCGTGCCCCTACACAAATTGGCCAAACCCTCACCTCACCTAGAGCTTAGCAATTTAGTTAACAGTGACAGATAAGCTTACTGGTGGAAGAAGAATTATAATGTAAAAGGTGAGGCTTTGTTTTTGCGAATAAAAGCAAGGTTGCACATAACATGTTGTGCCAAGGCTAAGAAAGACAACCCAAGAAAACTACCTTGTATCTTGAAATCTGTAAAAATTAGGTATAATTTTAGAGGTAATACAGCCCCAGGAAATGCTGAGACACTAGCTCCTCTATTTGCAAACTACATATGCAATTATTATGGTGATGATAGTGACACCTGAAAAGACTCAAACTTTATCATGTCAACCACCACATATCAAACCCTTATGGGATTTTTGTCAATGCAACTAATACTATCTTCTGGTTTTTCTAGGAGAAGAACATATGCATGTTAAATTTGTAAGTTCACAACCATCCATTAGATTTGAGCATATTACAGGCTTAGAAGAAGCAACAAAACTTGGATGCATTTCCGAGAAACACAGGACCATGACCCAATACACAATGAAACCAGGAGAGTTAAGAATTTGTAAGAACTTACTTGTTCAAGGGAATGTGCTCAAAAGGCCCGGTAGTGGGGATTGTTCCACACAGGTTGTTGTTTGAGACATCACTGAAAGCAGGGCAGGGGACATGTGGGAGTAAATAATGGTTTGGCTTGCCCATATAAAAACTAATCAACAGTATAACTATTTTCAGTAGGAAGAAAATATGAGTTCGATACTTACACAACTTTAAGGCTTGAGATGACACCAAGCTCTCGTGGAATTTGCCCATTCAGCCGATTATCATTAAGTCGTCTATTAAAGAATCATGAATTAGATAAGATTTATGAAAAAACACCCTTGGTCACAGCTCAGGAGAAGTTACAACTAGTAAGGTGATATAACAATGCCCCAAATTTTAATTACAAAGATGGTTCTCATTTCTGAGCCATTAATGAGTCAAACAGGCCAAGAAGCGATGCTAAATGCTTTTTGGAGCAAAAGCAAACACCCAGATGTAAACAGGACAATAATAACAAAGTGGCACTCGACTTACAGGAATACTAAAGACTTAAGTTTCCCCAATGCAGGTGGAATGATCCCAGAAATATTGTTGTTATAGAGATCCAAACTGATTAGGCTCTTCAAGTTTCCCAGCTCCACAGGAATCTTCCCTTGGATGTTGTTCTTGTATAGCTCTCTGCATCAATAAGATATGAGAAAATGAAGTACAAGCTTGATCTCAATGACTTAATTACAACAAAGGGAGTCCCTAGCATGGAAAAGCACATTAAAGACTACACAGATTATCACAGCAGACTACAgagacttcaaaaaaaaaattggcaaaccaatttcatcttattaTGAGTCAGCCATACCAAAGAGAACATACAGAAAAGGGTTACAGAAAGTAAAAGATACATACAAATACTGTAGGCGCGCAAGATTTCCCAGTTCAGGTACCAAATGGCCGGATAAGTTGGAATTGCCAAGGTCCCTGCAGGAAGGTACGATACCATAGTTAGTAAACCCTAAAGGATCCATACCACCGCTggcaagaaaaaaaaatgctctGATCTCTACATGTGAACATGGATAAACACAAGGGAAAGCAGTACCAGAAAAGTTAATAATGAGCTGtatgaaaaataaattgaaagaagAAGGCTGAAATGAGAAGTAACAAAATAAATTGCCCTCCATTTAAGTGCAAGAATTACTTGTGAAAAACTAAGAAACTTAGAAGAAGATCATAGTACGTCTATATGAAGGACGCAGGAGTAACTTGAGTTCGGAGTTCCAATAAGGTGGTTAACCTAAGCAGCAAAAAGATTCACTTCTACTACCAATTCATATTCTCTATAATCAACCAGAAAACGCTTAACGGATCTTTTTCTATCTCTAAATCAGTTGCAAAGCTCGAATTGATAGCTCCAAATTACTAGCTACAGGACTCGGTAAATTGATTGTCAGCCATAAAACCAAGGTACCCAAAATAGCTATATGCATCAGTATATATCGAAATTACTTCATGGTTATCTTAGGCAGGTTGTGTCACAACACACACAAGCACAATTATTCACGCAAAGAACAATACAATAACTTAAAAAAATTCTCAGCAGACTGATAGAATATCCAAa encodes the following:
- the LOC113311037 gene encoding L-ascorbate oxidase-like, with translation MGSLFLLVSSALFLIPLVFQTCLMASAEVQSYEWDVEYMYWKPDCVESLVMGINGEFPGPTIKAKAGDTILVKLNNKLHTEGVVIHWHGIRQIETPWADGTAAISQCAINPGDSFLYNFTVDKAGTYFYHGHYGMQRSAGLYGSIIVDVADGQNEPFDYDDEITILLSDWYHQSVHKQEVGLSSKRFRWIGEPQSILMNGKGQFGCSFGAKSIKNSKLCSKDIDEQCKPEVFSVHPNKVYRVRIASTTSLASLNFAIENHTMKLVEADGNYIQPVAVDSLYIYSGDTYSVLITTDQDPSNYWISANQTARKPPLPPPGLTILNYKSKPVDTPVSPLPSSPEWNDFAESKSFANKILALQSDQLTIPKPPTSFNRRLFLLNTQSNNSGYIRWSINNVSLVLPTTPLLGSLKFGLQNGFDSEKPAENYPSNYNIMEPPANPSSKSGSSVYKFDYGKTIDVIIQNANALALDTSEVHPWHLHGHDFWVLGYGEGKFSSDSNKLNLENPPLRNNVVLFPHGWTAIRFVTDNPGVWPFHCHIEPHLHMGMGVVFAEAVNRIKTVPDGVLECGLTAKMILTDTRATLAPSPSLSPGGASYLGPTGAVNLIFIYLFYVGYMFVN
- the LOC113310909 gene encoding leucine-rich repeat protein 1-like; amino-acid sequence: MAMGISVEFIFFTLTLTLSLLPLISANSEGDALYTLRRSLSDPDNVLQSWDPTLVTPCTWFHITCDQDNHVTRVDLGNSNLSGHLVPELGNLARLQYLELYKNNIQGKIPVELGNLKSLISLDLYNNNISGIIPPALGKLKSLVFLRLNDNRLNGQIPRELGVISSLKVVDVSNNNLCGTIPTTGPFEHIPLNNFENNPRLEGPELQGLAAYDTNCS